One window of Psychrobacillus sp. FSL H8-0483 genomic DNA carries:
- a CDS encoding glycerophosphodiester phosphodiesterase translates to MKVYAHRGSSGTHPENTIAAFRAAAVLPVYGVEFDVHMTKDGELVVIHDESIDRTSNGKGFIKDMTLAELKHYDVGKGFSPKFKGETIPTLREVLYVFKDTHHHLNIELKSDIFPYDGMEQKVLQMLKDYRLEERVVISSFNHEMVRNFKKIAPQIETAILFVEVMIAPHEYAKVVGADAVHAFFPTVLRPMGQEVVASGRKVRVFTVNEELYADTLKEIGVDAIFTDYPEKMYRHLNILN, encoded by the coding sequence TTGAAAGTTTATGCACACAGAGGTTCGTCTGGGACGCATCCGGAAAATACAATAGCTGCATTTAGAGCTGCAGCAGTGCTTCCTGTATATGGTGTAGAGTTTGATGTTCATATGACGAAGGATGGGGAGCTTGTAGTCATTCATGATGAATCCATTGATCGCACATCAAATGGAAAAGGTTTTATTAAGGATATGACGCTTGCAGAACTAAAACACTATGATGTTGGTAAAGGCTTTTCTCCTAAATTTAAAGGAGAAACAATTCCTACTCTAAGAGAAGTATTATATGTATTTAAAGATACGCATCATCATCTTAATATTGAGTTAAAATCAGATATTTTTCCTTATGATGGAATGGAGCAGAAAGTTTTACAAATGCTGAAGGATTACAGATTAGAGGAACGTGTTGTTATTTCTTCTTTCAATCATGAAATGGTTAGAAACTTTAAAAAAATAGCTCCTCAAATCGAAACGGCTATCTTGTTTGTGGAAGTAATGATTGCCCCACATGAATACGCAAAAGTTGTAGGAGCAGACGCAGTGCATGCATTTTTTCCAACAGTTCTTCGTCCAATGGGACAAGAGGTAGTTGCTAGTGGAAGAAAGGTCCGTGTATTCACGGTAAACGAGGAACTCTATGCAGATACGCTGAAAGAAATAGGCGTAGATGCAATTTTCACAGATTATCCAGAGAAAATGTACCGTCATTTGAATATATTAAATTAA
- a CDS encoding iron ABC transporter permease encodes MIQKKLIRKQRLIVVILSFLVLATAIISAGIGYSSLSFDRLLPTLLGHGTFKEEFVLFSVRLPRIVITLLAGMALALSGAILQGITRNDLADPGIIGINSGAGVAISLFFLFFPIQPESFVYMLPFVAFIGALLTAFFIYLLSYNRKVGLQPVRLVLVGIGFSMALSGLMIVIISSAERQKVDFISKWLAGNIWGADWPFVLALLPWLIVLIPFIFYKANKLNLLGLSEPVAVGVGVSIEKERIVLLLAAVALAASAVSVTGGIAFIGLMAPHIAKSLVGPRYQLFLPVAILIGGWLLLFADTIGRNVIEPNGIPAGVMVALIGAPYFMYLLMKK; translated from the coding sequence ATGATTCAAAAAAAGCTCATTCGCAAACAACGATTGATTGTTGTCATATTATCTTTCCTAGTTCTAGCCACTGCCATTATTAGCGCTGGCATTGGTTACTCTTCTTTGTCTTTTGATCGTCTTTTACCTACTCTCCTAGGACATGGTACGTTTAAAGAAGAATTTGTATTGTTTTCCGTTCGTTTACCGCGTATTGTTATTACACTCCTTGCTGGAATGGCACTCGCATTGTCTGGTGCAATTTTACAGGGGATTACGCGGAATGATTTGGCTGATCCAGGTATTATCGGTATAAACTCTGGTGCTGGTGTAGCAATTTCATTGTTTTTCTTATTTTTCCCTATTCAACCGGAATCTTTCGTATATATGCTTCCTTTCGTGGCATTTATCGGGGCTTTACTTACGGCATTCTTTATTTACCTACTTTCATACAATCGAAAAGTAGGTTTACAGCCAGTACGATTAGTTCTTGTAGGGATAGGATTTTCAATGGCTTTGTCTGGATTAATGATTGTTATTATCTCATCAGCTGAACGCCAAAAAGTTGATTTTATCTCTAAATGGTTAGCAGGTAATATTTGGGGGGCTGATTGGCCATTTGTTTTAGCCCTACTACCATGGCTAATTGTTCTTATCCCATTTATTTTTTACAAAGCAAATAAGTTAAATTTACTCGGATTAAGTGAACCAGTTGCGGTAGGTGTTGGGGTATCGATTGAGAAGGAAAGAATTGTTCTATTACTTGCTGCAGTAGCACTTGCAGCTTCTGCGGTTTCGGTTACAGGTGGGATTGCATTTATAGGATTGATGGCGCCGCATATTGCGAAATCATTAGTCGGTCCTAGATATCAATTGTTTTTACCTGTTGCGATTTTAATCGGTGGTTGGCTTTTACTATTTGCAGATACGATTGGTCGAAATGTAATCGAACCAAATGGCATTCCTGCAGGAGTAATGGTTGCTTTGATAGGAGCACCGTATTTTATGTATTTATTGATGAAAAAATGA
- a CDS encoding iron ABC transporter permease has translation MKSSILFSIKFIIGLSLLFAMFIVAMVFGAAETSIQDVWNALFSNLKSDQINLLREIRFPREVGAIVVGAALAVSGAIMQGITRNPLADPGLLGLTSGANAALAITLALLPTTNYLGITIACFIGAAVGAIMVFSIGAIKKGGFSPLRIVLAGAAVSAFLYAVADGVGIYFKVSKDISMWTAGGLIGTNWSQLNIIIPFISIGILISLLLSRQLTILSLNEEVAVGLGQKTVQIKLILFFVVILLAGASVALVGNMAFVGLMVPHIVRAIVGTDYRFIIPMSVIVGAILMLVADTLGRTINIPYETPVAAIIAIMGLPFFLLIVRKGGGAFQ, from the coding sequence ATGAAATCTTCTATTCTTTTTAGTATAAAGTTCATAATCGGATTATCTTTACTTTTTGCTATGTTTATCGTTGCTATGGTTTTTGGAGCAGCGGAAACCTCCATTCAAGATGTGTGGAATGCTTTATTTTCTAATTTGAAAAGTGATCAGATAAATTTACTTCGTGAAATTCGTTTTCCTAGAGAAGTTGGAGCTATCGTTGTTGGAGCTGCGCTTGCTGTTTCAGGAGCTATTATGCAAGGTATTACTCGGAATCCTCTTGCTGACCCTGGACTACTAGGGCTTACCTCAGGAGCGAATGCTGCACTAGCGATAACACTAGCATTACTTCCTACTACTAACTATTTAGGAATCACAATTGCCTGCTTTATTGGTGCTGCAGTAGGTGCCATTATGGTATTTAGTATTGGTGCAATAAAAAAAGGAGGATTTTCTCCTTTACGAATTGTGCTTGCTGGTGCGGCAGTTTCTGCGTTTTTATATGCAGTCGCAGATGGAGTTGGGATTTATTTCAAAGTTTCAAAAGACATCTCCATGTGGACTGCAGGAGGTCTAATTGGAACGAATTGGAGCCAACTGAATATTATAATTCCTTTTATTAGTATTGGTATTTTAATATCTCTCTTACTTTCAAGACAGTTAACCATTTTAAGTCTAAACGAAGAAGTTGCCGTTGGATTAGGTCAGAAAACTGTTCAAATCAAATTAATTTTGTTTTTCGTCGTAATATTACTAGCTGGAGCGTCCGTAGCACTTGTAGGTAATATGGCATTTGTTGGGTTAATGGTACCTCATATCGTTCGGGCGATTGTTGGAACTGATTATCGTTTTATCATTCCTATGTCTGTCATTGTTGGGGCTATTCTTATGCTAGTTGCCGACACACTCGGAAGAACGATTAACATTCCTTATGAAACGCCTGTTGCAGCAATAATTGCAATAATGGGGTTACCTTTCTTCCTACTCATTGTTCGTAAAGGAGGAGGCGCATTCCAATGA
- a CDS encoding ABC transporter substrate-binding protein, producing the protein MKKLLLPMLFLFVLVLTACNNESTETKTNTTSNDKKEESTTITYQSEEGPIEVPADPQRVVVVSSFAGNVAALGVNLVGVDSWSKKNPRYDSFLKDVEEVSDENLEKIIELDPDLIIGLSTAQNLDKLKEIAPTVTFTYGKVDYLTQQLEIGKLLNKEKEAQDWINDFEKRTKAAGEEIKAAIGEDATVSVIENFDKQLYVYGNNWGRGTEILYQAMGLKMPKKVEETALAPGYYALSLEVLPEFAGDYVILSKSAATDNSFQETETYKNIPAVKNNRVFEAPMEEFYFNDPLTLDYQLEFFKEHFLNSK; encoded by the coding sequence ATGAAAAAGCTTTTACTACCAATGTTATTTTTATTTGTACTAGTATTAACTGCATGTAATAACGAATCCACTGAAACGAAAACAAACACTACATCTAACGATAAAAAAGAAGAGTCTACTACTATTACTTATCAGTCAGAAGAAGGCCCGATTGAAGTCCCTGCTGATCCACAACGTGTAGTTGTTGTATCCTCATTTGCAGGTAACGTTGCTGCCCTTGGTGTTAATTTGGTTGGGGTGGATTCTTGGTCTAAAAAAAACCCACGATATGATAGCTTTTTAAAAGATGTGGAAGAAGTATCTGATGAAAACTTAGAGAAAATTATTGAACTTGATCCAGACTTAATAATTGGACTTTCTACAGCACAAAATTTAGATAAGTTAAAAGAAATCGCACCTACTGTAACATTTACTTATGGTAAAGTAGATTATTTAACACAACAATTAGAGATTGGAAAACTACTAAATAAAGAAAAAGAAGCTCAAGATTGGATTAATGACTTTGAAAAACGCACAAAGGCTGCTGGAGAAGAAATTAAAGCTGCTATTGGTGAAGATGCTACCGTATCGGTAATCGAAAACTTTGACAAACAATTATATGTATATGGTAATAACTGGGGTCGTGGAACGGAAATTCTTTATCAAGCAATGGGCTTAAAAATGCCTAAAAAAGTAGAAGAAACGGCTTTAGCTCCTGGATATTATGCATTGTCGTTAGAAGTACTTCCTGAATTTGCAGGAGATTATGTAATTTTAAGTAAATCAGCAGCTACAGACAACTCATTCCAAGAAACAGAAACTTATAAAAATATTCCCGCTGTAAAAAATAATCGAGTTTTTGAAGCTCCAATGGAAGAATTTTACTTCAACGATCCACTTACATTAGATTATCAGCTTGAATTCTTCAAAGAACACTTTTTAAACAGTAAATAA
- a CDS encoding ABC transporter ATP-binding protein: protein MVRLCTDDLSIGYGERLIVKELSVQIPDQQITTIIGPNGCGKSTLLKAITRIISHQSGSILLDGKSVTKQNTKQLAKKMAILPQTPESAAGLTVGELVSYGRFPYQTGFGRLTTKDYEMIEWALEVTGTLDFKYYPVDSLSGGQRQRVWIAMALAQETEIIFLDEPTTYLDMAHQLEVLELLQKLNREEKRTIVMVLHDLNQAARFADYIIALKAGQIVKAGTCEEVITQDVLRDVFQIDAEIGLDPRTNKPMCTTYNLLKGE from the coding sequence ATGGTTCGCTTATGCACAGATGATTTATCTATTGGTTACGGAGAACGTTTAATAGTGAAAGAACTATCTGTTCAAATACCTGATCAACAGATTACAACCATTATTGGCCCGAACGGATGTGGAAAATCTACTCTTTTAAAAGCTATTACTCGAATAATTTCTCATCAGTCTGGCTCCATCTTATTAGATGGGAAGAGTGTTACAAAACAAAATACGAAACAACTTGCAAAAAAAATGGCAATCTTGCCACAAACACCAGAGAGTGCAGCAGGTCTTACAGTTGGTGAGCTTGTTTCTTATGGACGTTTTCCTTATCAAACTGGTTTTGGACGTCTCACGACAAAAGATTATGAAATGATTGAGTGGGCTCTCGAAGTAACCGGAACACTTGATTTCAAATACTATCCTGTAGATTCACTATCAGGAGGACAACGCCAGCGTGTTTGGATTGCAATGGCTCTTGCCCAAGAAACAGAGATCATTTTTTTAGATGAACCAACTACTTATTTAGATATGGCTCATCAATTAGAAGTGCTCGAACTTCTACAAAAACTCAATCGAGAAGAAAAACGCACGATTGTTATGGTTTTACATGATCTCAATCAAGCAGCCCGCTTTGCTGACTATATTATTGCTCTTAAGGCTGGACAAATTGTGAAAGCAGGTACCTGTGAGGAAGTTATTACACAAGATGTATTACGAGATGTCTTCCAAATAGATGCTGAAATTGGATTGGATCCAAGAACAAATAAACCAATGTGTACTACATATAATTTACTTAAGGGAGAATAA
- a CDS encoding NAD(P)/FAD-dependent oxidoreductase: protein MNEIMDVTIIGGGPAGLYAAFYSGLRELKTKIIEFQPHLGGKIHVYPEKMIWDVGGQPPISGERLIGQLVQQGLTFDPEVVLNEKVESVTRDDQQIFCLKTASGQMHFSKTIILAIGGGILNPLKLNIEGAERFELSNLNYTVKSIQRFKDKTVIISGGGNAAIDWANELEPIAKKVYVTYRKDALNGHEAQVTQLLDSSATCFFNTSISKLIASKSHDKIERVALTNHETGEVSFLKIDEVIINHGYERDAELLSNSTVQIATKDDYYVDGTCLSESSVAGIYAAGDILAHPGKLHLIAGTFQDAANAVNKAKQFIQPDASEIAMVSSHNEIFKERNKKMIKELIK from the coding sequence ATGAATGAAATAATGGACGTAACGATTATTGGCGGAGGACCAGCTGGATTATATGCAGCTTTCTATAGCGGATTACGGGAATTGAAAACAAAAATTATTGAGTTTCAACCTCACTTAGGCGGAAAAATACATGTATATCCAGAGAAAATGATTTGGGATGTTGGAGGGCAACCGCCTATTTCAGGGGAGCGATTAATTGGTCAGTTAGTACAACAAGGATTAACTTTTGATCCAGAGGTAGTGTTAAATGAGAAAGTCGAGTCTGTTACAAGAGATGATCAGCAAATTTTCTGCTTGAAAACCGCATCTGGACAAATGCATTTTTCCAAAACGATTATTCTTGCAATTGGTGGGGGAATTCTGAATCCATTGAAGCTTAATATTGAAGGTGCAGAGCGTTTTGAATTAAGTAACTTAAATTACACCGTGAAATCTATTCAACGATTTAAGGATAAAACGGTTATTATTTCAGGTGGAGGAAATGCTGCGATTGACTGGGCAAATGAGCTGGAACCTATTGCTAAAAAAGTGTACGTCACATATCGAAAAGATGCATTAAATGGTCATGAAGCGCAAGTGACGCAGTTGTTAGATAGTTCTGCCACATGTTTTTTTAATACATCTATTTCCAAATTAATTGCTTCTAAGAGCCATGATAAAATTGAGAGAGTTGCCTTAACAAATCATGAAACTGGGGAAGTGTCCTTTTTAAAAATAGATGAAGTCATTATTAATCACGGATATGAAAGAGACGCAGAGCTTCTGAGTAATAGTACGGTCCAAATCGCCACTAAAGATGATTATTATGTGGACGGTACGTGCTTGAGTGAGTCATCAGTGGCAGGTATTTATGCGGCGGGTGATATTTTGGCTCATCCTGGTAAGCTGCATCTGATAGCAGGAACATTTCAAGATGCTGCAAATGCAGTAAACAAAGCAAAACAATTTATTCAACCAGATGCAAGTGAAATAGCAATGGTTTCTTCCCATAATGAAATCTTTAAAGAAAGAAACAAAAAAATGATAAAAGAACTTATAAAATAA
- a CDS encoding DUF2804 domain-containing protein: MRQHAEKEITVATLLCDEKGNLNPKAIGYAKKPLIQSNLKGHYMRKKKWNYWCVFGDEILFSATISHLDFAAVCYVYFLNYETQRYVEKTITIPLGNKIKMASNVLESIQFHSKEMSIQLLYIQNETHMTVTIPDFDGDLLHADLHISHPPEDESLNVVIPWNRTQFQFTAKHHLLPTTGFVKVGDARYTFQAEDNFSVLDYGRGVWPRKATWNWGFASQRVGSRRIGLNFGGKWTDGTGMTENAIIVDGKLTKIHEDLLFTYNTNDFMQPWKIKTKFSKDVNLTFTPFFHRIAKTDAKLVTSEVHQMMGYYNGNIQLENGPTLHIQQLLGCIEEHKAKW; this comes from the coding sequence ATGCGGCAGCATGCAGAGAAAGAAATTACAGTAGCGACTTTGCTATGTGATGAAAAAGGAAATTTGAATCCAAAAGCGATTGGATATGCAAAAAAACCACTCATCCAAAGTAACTTGAAAGGTCACTATATGCGGAAGAAAAAGTGGAATTACTGGTGTGTATTTGGAGATGAAATCCTCTTTTCTGCAACAATTAGTCATTTAGATTTTGCAGCTGTTTGTTATGTATACTTTTTAAATTATGAAACGCAGAGATATGTAGAAAAAACGATTACGATTCCCTTAGGGAATAAAATAAAAATGGCTTCCAACGTATTAGAGAGCATTCAGTTTCATTCAAAAGAAATGTCTATTCAACTTTTATATATTCAAAATGAAACACATATGACCGTGACAATACCTGACTTTGATGGCGACCTATTACATGCGGACTTACATATTTCGCATCCACCAGAAGATGAATCGTTGAATGTTGTAATCCCTTGGAACCGCACTCAATTTCAATTTACAGCGAAGCATCATTTATTACCTACTACTGGATTTGTAAAAGTAGGAGATGCTCGCTACACTTTCCAAGCAGAGGATAATTTCTCTGTACTCGATTACGGTAGAGGGGTTTGGCCACGTAAAGCTACATGGAATTGGGGGTTTGCTTCTCAGCGGGTAGGATCTAGGAGAATTGGATTAAACTTTGGTGGCAAATGGACAGATGGTACGGGTATGACTGAGAATGCCATTATTGTAGACGGCAAACTAACAAAAATTCATGAGGACTTATTGTTTACTTATAATACAAATGATTTTATGCAGCCTTGGAAAATAAAAACTAAATTTTCAAAGGACGTGAACTTAACCTTCACCCCCTTCTTCCATCGTATTGCCAAAACGGATGCAAAACTTGTGACCTCAGAAGTCCATCAAATGATGGGGTATTACAACGGGAACATTCAGTTAGAAAATGGGCCAACACTTCATATTCAACAGCTACTCGGATGTATTGAAGAGCATAAAGCTAAATGGTAA
- a CDS encoding amidase domain-containing protein, translated as MATTYNREAAVAYAQKWWNSNNPKFPVFDDDCTNYISQCLFAGGAPMRGQPNRMKGWWLGNNTWSLSWSTPHSLRWYFAGSTIGLQGTQVDSPTKLLLGDLIFYDFEGDGRYDHSTIVTSIQDGMPYVNAHTNNSKDRFWNYMDSYAHTPNTKYVFIHVKDHF; from the coding sequence TTGGCAACAACGTATAACCGAGAAGCTGCGGTAGCCTATGCACAAAAATGGTGGAATAGCAATAATCCGAAGTTTCCTGTATTTGATGACGATTGTACAAATTATATTTCTCAATGTTTGTTTGCAGGTGGTGCTCCTATGCGAGGTCAACCTAATAGAATGAAGGGGTGGTGGTTAGGGAATAATACGTGGAGCCTTAGCTGGAGCACTCCTCATTCATTACGGTGGTACTTTGCAGGTTCCACAATTGGATTACAAGGAACGCAGGTAGACTCGCCAACTAAACTTCTTTTAGGAGATCTTATTTTTTATGATTTTGAAGGAGATGGGAGATACGATCATTCTACAATTGTAACAAGTATTCAAGATGGCATGCCCTATGTAAACGCACACACAAACAATAGTAAAGATAGGTTTTGGAATTATATGGACTCCTATGCACATACACCAAATACGAAGTATGTATTTATCCATGTTAAGGATCATTTTTAA
- a CDS encoding DegV family protein, with protein MIMKKIAWVVDSSAYVNTLLKNHPDVYVIPLNIHFGHEQFVDGVDLTPEQLYDRIRNGSDSVKTSQPSAGEFAELYTKLSTEYESIIAVHVSNSLSGTISSSQSGAQIAQVQVECVDSLSLSAGITGLVVKGLHLQEQGLSFEEIAAQLRTEATKFRNFILIGNLTQLYKGGRLSSAQFYLGSLLKIKPIIQINNKGELQELDKVRSYKKAIQYLINKVVESVQQEETKTVYIMHANALEQAESLKEAILLQAPNVELVIGEISTSLAVHAGEETIAVLWYLP; from the coding sequence ATGATTATGAAAAAAATTGCTTGGGTAGTAGATAGTAGTGCATATGTAAATACCCTTTTAAAAAATCATCCGGATGTTTATGTCATTCCCCTTAATATTCACTTTGGTCATGAGCAGTTTGTTGATGGCGTTGACCTAACTCCTGAACAGCTTTATGATCGTATTCGAAATGGTTCTGATTCAGTCAAAACTTCTCAACCATCTGCTGGTGAATTTGCGGAGCTTTATACGAAGCTTAGTACGGAATACGAATCTATTATTGCTGTCCATGTTTCTAATAGTTTAAGTGGAACGATATCTTCTTCACAAAGCGGTGCTCAGATAGCTCAAGTACAAGTAGAATGTGTCGATTCCCTTTCTTTATCAGCTGGCATAACAGGACTAGTTGTAAAAGGACTCCATTTGCAAGAGCAAGGCTTATCATTTGAAGAAATTGCAGCTCAGTTAAGAACAGAAGCAACTAAATTTCGAAATTTCATTCTAATTGGCAACTTAACGCAGCTTTATAAAGGCGGAAGATTAAGTAGTGCACAGTTTTACTTAGGTAGTTTATTGAAAATCAAGCCAATTATTCAAATTAATAATAAAGGCGAACTACAAGAGCTTGATAAAGTAAGGTCTTATAAAAAGGCAATACAGTATTTAATTAATAAAGTTGTTGAATCCGTACAACAAGAAGAAACAAAAACAGTATACATTATGCATGCGAATGCTCTAGAACAAGCAGAAAGTTTGAAAGAAGCTATTTTACTTCAAGCACCTAATGTCGAATTAGTTATTGGAGAAATTAGCACCTCTTTAGCAGTTCATGCAGGGGAAGAAACAATTGCAGTCCTTTGGTACTTGCCATAA
- a CDS encoding glycerol-3-phosphate acyltransferase, with product MLLYWFFSYFIGTFLTAWWIGKWKKTDLRKMRSGNLGARNAGAVLGKSAFLLTFLGDALKGVFVLFIGFYYSFPAVIIATGGFWVIVGHLYPFWLKWKGGKGIATFVGVALLFNPSLFGIMAAIFIFFIAILRSATLSMIIAFSAYAILCWVIPTFWSAWPLSLAVIIILIRHRFDIVESWDERWWKK from the coding sequence ATGCTTCTATACTGGTTTTTTAGTTACTTTATTGGCACTTTCCTAACCGCTTGGTGGATTGGCAAATGGAAAAAAACAGACTTACGTAAAATGCGCAGTGGAAATTTAGGTGCTAGAAACGCGGGCGCTGTCCTTGGAAAATCTGCGTTTTTATTAACCTTTTTAGGTGATGCACTAAAAGGAGTTTTCGTTCTATTCATTGGCTTTTATTATAGTTTTCCCGCTGTAATTATTGCAACTGGTGGATTTTGGGTTATTGTAGGGCACTTGTATCCTTTTTGGTTAAAATGGAAAGGTGGAAAAGGAATTGCTACTTTTGTTGGGGTCGCACTTCTCTTTAATCCATCGTTATTTGGGATTATGGCGGCTATTTTCATCTTTTTCATTGCTATATTAAGAAGTGCTACCTTAAGTATGATTATCGCGTTTAGTGCATACGCTATTTTATGTTGGGTAATTCCTACTTTTTGGAGTGCATGGCCTCTTTCACTTGCTGTTATCATTATTCTCATTCGCCATCGATTTGATATAGTTGAATCTTGGGATGAACGTTGGTGGAAAAAATAA
- a CDS encoding nitroreductase, whose amino-acid sequence MIEQSLTVRDAIIQRRSIKAFNGQPVERELLLSIMEDSFWAANHQLREPWRFVIACGKENSELHELLREFALPKWRELSEDDLEKQMKKFTNPGGYIFVIVPEDPRQKERLEDFGAASMLIQNIQLLAWDRGIGSCWKTPAFLDNPKFREALGVQQGERIISMLQVGYFDEMPKPKPRKSVEQLVTIFGE is encoded by the coding sequence ATGATAGAGCAATCATTAACTGTTCGCGACGCAATTATTCAAAGAAGATCGATTAAAGCATTTAATGGCCAACCAGTGGAAAGAGAATTATTACTGTCCATTATGGAAGATTCTTTCTGGGCTGCCAATCATCAATTAAGAGAGCCTTGGCGTTTTGTTATCGCTTGTGGAAAAGAAAATTCAGAATTGCATGAGCTATTGAGAGAATTCGCACTGCCCAAATGGAGAGAATTATCTGAAGATGACCTAGAGAAGCAAATGAAGAAATTTACGAATCCTGGCGGGTACATATTTGTCATTGTGCCAGAGGATCCGCGTCAAAAAGAACGCTTAGAGGACTTTGGAGCAGCAAGTATGCTTATCCAAAACATCCAGTTACTTGCCTGGGATCGTGGGATTGGATCATGCTGGAAAACACCTGCATTTTTAGATAATCCTAAATTCCGTGAAGCTCTTGGTGTACAACAAGGAGAACGTATTATTAGTATGCTTCAAGTTGGTTATTTTGATGAAATGCCAAAACCAAAACCTCGTAAAAGTGTCGAGCAACTAGTGACTATATTTGGAGAATAA
- a CDS encoding dipeptidase, which produces MGQLPTLDKYFTEKREEHLEELKQFLRIPSISSLSEHKDDMQKGAQWLAESLTRAGLENVMVDKTSGHPVVYADWLHAEGKPTMLIYGHYDVQPVDPLNLWETEPFEPQVRDNKLYARGASDDKGQVFMHVKAIEALLQTGGSLPVNVKLLIEGEEEVGSPNLEEYIENNKEKLAADVIIISDTGMQGPGQPAVCYGLRGLCGVQIDVKGAKGDLHSGLYGGGVQNSIHALVSILDSFRDAEGTIEVEGFYDNVRPLLEEEKQAYAALGFDEEELKKEVGVDELFGEKGYTHLERTWVRPTLEINGVFGGFSGEGIKTVLPSEAGAKITCRLVPDQDPDEIVAKLRAHIEKNKPVGVTVTLTEFDKGKPFITPFDHPAIQAAGRSYEKVYNVPTAYTRGGGSIPIVAAFDEILGLPVVLMGFGLSTENFHAPNEHFHLENFDQGLRVIGDYYYELAELSKEDLKK; this is translated from the coding sequence GTGGGCCAATTACCTACATTAGACAAATACTTCACAGAAAAAAGAGAAGAACATCTAGAAGAATTAAAACAGTTTCTTCGCATCCCAAGTATTTCATCTTTATCTGAACATAAAGATGATATGCAAAAAGGCGCACAATGGTTAGCTGAATCCTTAACAAGAGCTGGTTTAGAAAACGTAATGGTGGATAAAACTAGCGGCCACCCTGTTGTATATGCTGACTGGCTTCATGCTGAGGGCAAACCAACCATGCTTATTTACGGACATTATGACGTTCAACCAGTGGATCCGTTAAACCTTTGGGAAACAGAACCTTTTGAACCACAAGTTCGCGATAATAAATTATATGCTCGTGGTGCTAGTGATGACAAAGGGCAAGTATTTATGCATGTGAAAGCTATAGAAGCTCTTCTTCAAACAGGGGGGTCCCTACCTGTTAATGTGAAGCTTTTAATTGAAGGCGAAGAAGAAGTAGGCAGTCCTAATTTAGAAGAATATATTGAAAATAATAAAGAAAAACTTGCAGCAGATGTTATCATCATTTCGGATACAGGTATGCAAGGTCCTGGCCAACCAGCAGTTTGCTACGGCTTACGTGGCCTTTGCGGCGTACAAATTGATGTAAAAGGTGCAAAAGGTGACCTTCACTCTGGTCTTTATGGTGGAGGGGTTCAAAACTCGATTCATGCACTCGTTTCCATTTTAGATTCTTTCCGCGATGCAGAGGGTACGATTGAAGTAGAAGGATTCTATGACAATGTCCGCCCTTTATTAGAAGAAGAGAAGCAAGCATACGCTGCACTTGGTTTTGATGAGGAAGAGTTGAAAAAAGAAGTCGGCGTGGACGAACTATTCGGTGAAAAAGGCTATACACATTTAGAACGCACTTGGGTCCGCCCAACTTTAGAAATTAATGGTGTATTCGGAGGATTCTCTGGAGAAGGTATTAAAACTGTTTTACCAAGTGAAGCCGGAGCAAAAATCACTTGTCGTTTAGTACCAGACCAAGACCCAGATGAAATTGTCGCTAAACTAAGAGCACATATCGAAAAGAATAAACCAGTTGGCGTCACGGTAACTTTAACTGAATTCGATAAAGGAAAACCGTTCATCACACCATTTGACCACCCTGCTATTCAAGCAGCTGGTCGTAGCTATGAAAAAGTATATAATGTACCAACTGCATATACGCGCGGTGGCGGATCTATTCCAATCGTTGCAGCATTTGATGAGATCCTTGGATTGCCGGTAGTGTTAATGGGCTTCGGATTATCTACAGAAAACTTCCATGCACCTAACGAGCATTTCCACTTAGAAAACTTTGATCAAGGATTGCGTGTAATCGGCGATTACTACTATGAACTTGCCGAACTTTCTAAGGAAGACTTAAAAAAATAA